A window of Candidatus Omnitrophota bacterium contains these coding sequences:
- the lpxB gene encoding lipid-A-disaccharide synthase, which yields MEKPKKILIVCGEASGDLHAAHLVSEIKKIYPSVRFAGLGGNKLKAAGVELYYDLTKLAVIGFWEVLKNLKTFKKIFRRVLEEAQKDKPDLAILVDYPGFNLRLAEKLRELGIPVAYYISPQVWAWGKNRLRSIKKNIARMIVLFPFEEKIYRQNDIPVSFVGHPLLDVVKTQEPKEAFLAKHGLSRDKLTISLLPGSREKEVRTLLPVMLKSAQEINEYFYGRAQFLILRSPTVKKEAFDQALAGFNLPIKMISDATYDGIAASDFSLVCSGTATLETGILGTPMVILYTVNLLTWAFIRLMIKIPYIGLVNVVKEKKVCEEFIQFQCNPKAICDYLIPVLQDKDRLSQLKLELLDIKQKLGAYGASQKAARVIADMLKGS from the coding sequence ATGGAAAAACCCAAGAAAATACTGATCGTCTGCGGCGAGGCCTCGGGAGACCTGCACGCGGCGCACCTGGTCAGCGAGATAAAAAAGATATATCCCTCGGTCCGCTTTGCCGGCCTGGGCGGGAATAAATTAAAGGCAGCGGGCGTTGAGCTTTATTACGACCTCACAAAACTGGCGGTCATCGGTTTCTGGGAAGTTTTGAAGAACCTTAAGACTTTTAAAAAAATATTCCGCCGGGTATTGGAAGAGGCCCAAAAAGACAAACCCGACCTGGCTATCCTGGTGGATTACCCGGGGTTTAACCTCAGGCTTGCCGAGAAGCTGCGTGAATTGGGGATACCGGTCGCATACTACATCAGCCCGCAGGTCTGGGCCTGGGGAAAGAACAGGCTGAGGTCCATCAAGAAGAACATCGCCCGGATGATCGTCTTGTTCCCTTTTGAAGAGAAGATCTACCGCCAGAACGACATCCCGGTCAGTTTTGTCGGCCATCCCCTGCTCGATGTGGTAAAGACCCAGGAGCCGAAAGAGGCGTTCCTGGCCAAACACGGGCTGTCCCGGGATAAACTGACCATCTCCCTTTTGCCCGGATCCCGGGAAAAAGAAGTAAGGACGCTTTTGCCGGTAATGCTCAAAAGCGCCCAGGAGATCAACGAGTACTTCTACGGACGGGCGCAATTCCTGATACTGCGCTCTCCGACGGTAAAAAAAGAGGCTTTCGACCAGGCCCTGGCCGGGTTTAACCTGCCGATAAAAATGATCTCCGACGCCACCTACGACGGCATTGCCGCCAGCGACTTCAGCCTGGTCTGTTCCGGAACAGCGACCCTGGAAACAGGCATACTCGGGACGCCGATGGTCATACTCTACACGGTAAATCTCCTGACCTGGGCTTTTATCCGCCTGATGATCAAGATCCCTTATATCGGGCTGGTCAATGTGGTAAAAGAAAAGAAGGTCTGCGAAGAATTCATCCAGTTCCAATGCAATCCTAAGGCCATCTGCGATTACCTCATCCCGGTGCTTCAGGACAAAGACCGGCTCAGCCAGTTAAAACTGGAGCTCCTGGATATAAAGCAAAAGCTGGGGGCTTACGGCGCCAGCCAAAAAGCGGCCCGGGTCATAGCGGATATGCTGAAGGGCTCTTAA
- a CDS encoding Gfo/Idh/MocA family oxidoreductase, which translates to MSKIKVAVIGTGYLGSLHAKIYKEIPGCELAGICDSNKQRCDEISAGLQVPGFTDHTALFGKIDAVSIAVPTLLHHKIALDFLSRGIHTLVEKPFTSNLKEADSLIRAAQKNRLILQVGHIERFNPAFSCAHKFFKNPYFIECHRLSLFPNRSLDIGVVLDLMIHDIDIILGLVNSPIKRIEAVGANVLTEYEDIANARITFKNGCVCNLTASRISDETMRKIRIFLKDAYISLDYKSEQAYIYRKGPSGIFKEALEIEKDHPLKKELSSFIDCVSNHKQPIVDGKEARQALKVALKIKNLIWKNPRKY; encoded by the coding sequence ATGTCCAAAATCAAAGTGGCTGTAATAGGAACAGGCTACCTCGGCAGCCTGCATGCCAAAATATATAAAGAGATACCCGGTTGCGAGCTGGCAGGGATCTGCGATTCGAACAAGCAGCGCTGCGATGAAATAAGCGCCGGCCTGCAGGTCCCGGGATTTACCGACCATACAGCGCTTTTCGGTAAAATCGACGCGGTAAGCATAGCCGTGCCTACGCTGCTCCATCATAAAATAGCCTTGGATTTCCTGTCCCGCGGCATTCATACCCTGGTCGAGAAACCCTTTACCAGCAACCTTAAAGAAGCGGATTCCCTGATCCGCGCCGCCCAGAAAAACCGGCTTATCCTGCAGGTAGGCCATATCGAGCGCTTCAACCCGGCGTTCTCCTGCGCCCATAAATTTTTCAAAAACCCCTATTTTATTGAATGCCACCGTCTTAGCTTATTTCCCAACCGTTCCCTGGATATCGGCGTGGTCCTGGACCTGATGATCCACGACATAGATATCATCCTTGGGCTGGTAAATTCCCCGATCAAGCGGATCGAGGCCGTAGGGGCAAACGTCCTGACTGAATACGAAGACATCGCCAACGCCAGGATAACCTTTAAGAACGGCTGCGTATGCAACCTTACCGCCAGCCGCATATCCGACGAGACAATGCGCAAGATCCGGATATTCCTGAAGGACGCCTACATATCCCTGGACTATAAGAGCGAGCAGGCCTATATCTACCGCAAAGGCCCATCCGGCATATTCAAAGAAGCCCTGGAAATAGAAAAAGATCACCCTTTAAAAAAAGAATTATCCTCGTTCATAGACTGCGTATCCAACCATAAACAGCCAATTGTCGACGGCAAGGAAGCCCGCCAGGCGCTGAAAGTGGCCCTTAAGATAAAAAACCTTATATGGAAAAACCCAAGAAAATACTGA